The DNA window GCAGTAGGGGACACCCAAGCTGACTGAAAGGTGCGTGTCATCCATGGAACACCGCACATGACACTTCGAAAGATTGACCTGCCGCCACTTTGGTTGCTGGGATTTGCTGCCCTTGCATGGATGCAGTCCCGGTTCTTGTCGCTTGGGTTGTCTTTGGAGGGGCCGATTTCCGGCCTTCTCAGCGGGCTGCTGATCGGTGCCGGGCTGCTGTTGATGCTGCTCGCAGTAACCGAGATGCGCAGGCATCAGACCACGCTCTGGCCGCACGAGAATGCGCAGTCGCTGGTTCAGACAGGCATCTTCAAGCGCACACGCAACCCCATTTATCTGGGTGACGTTCTGATCCTGGCAGGGCTGATTCTGCGGTTTGACGCCGTGTTGGCGCTACCACTTGTTCCGATCTTTGTCTGGCTGCTGGAGCGACGCTTTGTCATTCCGGAAGAAAACCGGCTCAGGCGGACGTTTCGCGCGGATTTTGCCCGTTATCAAGGCAAAACGCGCCGTTGGGTGTAGGAGTTTTGTGACACTGGACCTAACGTTCTTAATGCTGCGCTTGCGAAATAATGTTGCGCAATTTATGGCATGGCTTTGCGAACCGAACCAAACCGCGTCCGAAAACGGGCGAAAAAGGGGGACCTGACGGGTGAAAATAGGCACACCAAAGGAAATATTTGAGGGGGAAGCGCGTGTCGCGATGACCCCGGCGTCTGCGCTGCAGTTGCAGAAACTTGGTTATGACTGCGCGATCGAAAGCGGGGCAGGTGTTGCCGCCGGTTTCTCGGATGCGACGTACGAAGAAGCAGGTGTCGAGGTCATCAAGACCGCCGCGGCCCTGTGGAAAGAGGTCGACATCATCGCCAAGGTGCGCCAGCCTAATGAGACTGAGCTCAAGCGCCTGAATGGCGACAAGACGCTGATCTCGTTCTTCAACCCTGCCGGGAACGAAGAAGGGATGGAGCTGGCCAAGTCCAAAGGCGCAAACGTCATCGCCATGGAAATGGTGCCGCGTATCTCTCGCGCGCAGAAGATGGACGCGCTGTCGTCGATGGCTAACATCGCGGGCTACCGTGCCGTGATCGAGGCAGGCAACAACTTTGGTCGCTTCTTCACTGGTCAGATCACCGCTGCGGGTAAAGTTCCCCCGGCGAAGGTTCTGGTTGTCGGTGCTGGTGTGGCCGGTCTGGCCGCCATCGGCACCTCGACCTCGCTTGGTGCGATCACTCTGGCGTTCGACGTGCGGCCCGAAGTGGCTGAACAGGTCGAATCCATGGGTGCCGAGTTCGTTTACCTGGACTTCGAAGAGGAGCAGCAGGACGGTGCGGCAACAGGCGGTTATGCGTCCGTGTCCTCTCCTGAGTTCCGCGAGGCACAGCTGGCCAAGTTCCGTGAACTGGCGCCTGAGGTCGACATCGTCATCACCACGGCCCTGATCCCCAACCGCGAAGCGCCCGAGCTGTGGACCGAGGATATGGTCGCCGCGATGAAGCCGGGTTCGGTCATCGTTGACCTTGCGGCTGAAAAGGGCGGCAACTGCAAGCTGACTGTCGCGGACGAGAAGATCGTGACCGACAATGGCGTGACCATCATCGGCTACACCGACTTCCCCAGCCGGATGGCAGCGCAGGCCTCGACGCTCTATGCGACCAACATCCGTCACATGATGACCGACCTGACCCCTGAAAAAGACGGTCAGATCGTGCACGACATGGAAGACGACGTGATCCGCGGCGCAACCGTGACCCACCAGGGTGAGATCACCTTCCCGCCGCCGCCGCCCAAAGTGGCCGCAATTGCCGCGCAGAAAAAGCCCGAGGTCAAGGAACTGACCCCGGAAGAGAAGCGCGCGCAAGAGGTCGCCGAATTCAAGGCGCAGACCAAGCAGCAGGTGACCCTGCTGGCGGTTGGTGCGGTTGTGATGCTGGGTGTGGGCCTTGTTGCCCCGGCCAGCTTCATGCAGCACTTCATCGTGTTTGTGCTGGCTGTGTTTGTGGGCTTCCAGGTGATCTGGAACGTTTCGCACTCGCTGCACACCCCGCTGATGGCTGTGACCAACGCGATTTCGTCGATCATCATCCTGGGCGCCCTGATGCAGATCGGGTCGGGCTCGTTCCTGGTGATCCTGCTGGCGGCGTCGTCGGTCTTCATGGCCGGGATCAACATCTTCGGCGGCTTCCTCGTGACACGGCGCATGCTCGCCATGTTCCAGAAATCCTAAAGGAGTAGAGGACAATGGACTTTGGATTTACCACTGCGGCCTATGTCGTCGCGGCTGTTCTCTTCATCCTGTCTCTGGGCGGTCTGTCTGGTCAGGAAAGCGCCAAGCGCGCGGTATGGTACGGTATTGTCGGCATGGGCCTGGCGGTCTTTGCAACCCTGATCGGTCCTGGTGCCGGCCTGTGGTGGCTGTCGATCATCCTGATCGCCCTGGGTGGCATGATCGGCTATCAGCTGGCGTCAAAGGTCGAAATGACCCAGATGCCGGAGCTGGTGGCTGGCATGCACGCGCTGGTGGGTCTGGCGGCCGTGTTCGTGGGCTTCAACGCGCATTTCGAACTGGGCAACGTCATGGCCATGGACGAGGCGACCAAGAAGACCCTCGAAGGGTTTGCGGCGCTGCTGGCCAAGAAAGACGGTGTCGAGATCAACATCCTGCGGGTCGAAGCGGCCTTGGGGATCTGGATCGGTGCTGTGACCTTTACCGGGTCGGTCATTGCTTATGGCAAGCTGTCGGGCAAGGTGACATCCGCGGCAACCAAACTGCCGGGCGGTCACATGCTGAACGCCAGTGCGGCTGCGCTGTCGTTGATCTGCCTGATCTGGTATCTGAACTCGGGCGGTTTCTTCCCGCTGTTGGTTCTGACCATTGCGGCGCTGTTCATCGGTTATCACCTGATCATGGGCATCGGCGGCGCCGACATGCCGGTGGTTGTGTCGATGCTGAACTCCTACTCGGGGTGGGCGGCGGCCGCGATCGGCTTCTCGCTGGGCAACGACCTGCTGATCGTTGTGGGTGCTCTGGTTGGTTCCTCGGGTGCCATCCTGTCCTACATCATGTGTAAGGCGATGAACCGCTCGTTCATCAGCGTGATCCTGGGCGGCTTTGGCGGCACCACCGGTCCCGCGATGGAGGTTGAGGGCGAGCAGGTCGCAATCGACGCCGAGGGCGTGGCAACTGCTCTGGACGAAGCTGACAGCGTCATCATCATCCCAGGTTACGGCATGGCCGTTGCACAGGCACAGCAGAACGTGGCGGAGCTGACCCGTCGTCTGCGCGCCAAGGGCAAAGAAGTGCGCTTTGCGATCCACCCGGTTGCGGGGCGTCTGCCGGGGCACATGAACGTGCTCTTGGCCGAAGCCAAGGTGCCGTATGACATCGTGATGGAGATGGACGAGATCAACGATGACTTCCCGGAAACGGACGTGGCCATCGTCATCGGGTCGAACGACATCGTGAACCCGGCGGCGCAAGAGGACCCCAACTCGCCGATCGCGGGCATGCCAGTTCTGGAGTGCTGGAAAGCCAAGCAGGTGTTCGTGTCCAAGCGTGGTCAGGGCACGGGCTATTCAGGCATCGAAAACCCGCTGTTCTACAAAGAGAACACGCGCATGTTCTATGGCGACGCCAAGGCCTCGCTGGACACACTGCTGACCATGATCAATTGATCTTGGAATTGCGGGAAAACGGAAAGGGCGCTCTTCGGGGCGCCCTTTTTTTGTGCGAGGCTCTGCCTCGCGCTCCGGGATATTTTTGGCAAGAGGAAGAGTGGAGGCGCGAAAAACCGCTGCGTTTCAATGCGTTGGGAGGTTTGTATACCTTTGCATTCATCTAAGCTATTGATTTAAAAAGATAATTGATGTTGAGGCGGGCGACGTTATAGTGGCGCAAAGCCCGGAGACGCCCCATGCCACCGATTCAGGACCATCCCTTGCGCTATGCGCTTGCCAACGAGTTGCATGCGCGCCCGTTTCCGGTGTCGCAGGCGCCCTGCACGGTGGTGTTCCTGGCGATCAAGAAACCGGATCAGGCGGCGGGTCGTGACAGGGGGGTGGACCGGGCGCATCTGTTGGATCTGTTGGATCGCCACGGCGCGCCGCACCCACAACCGGACGCCACGCACTATGCCGGCCAGATCGGGCGGCATTGGCTAAAATGGGAACAGCACACAGAGTTCGTGACCTATACGGCATTTTCGGACGGGGTGAGCGAGCGAGAGTTCAACCCAACGGATTTTGAGGTCTTCCCCGCGGATTGGCTGGAACAGGCGCCGGGGCAACGGGTGACCTCGGCCATGGTGCGTGTTTTGGATCGCCCTGACAAAGCGCAGGTCAAACGGTACTTGGCGGATTGGTTTGTTCCGGAAAGCCTGGCGGTGTCGCAGGTGTTGGATGATGCAGCCATTGCGGCAGGGGATTTCCGGATCGACCCGGCCGGGCACATGCGCTTTGCCGTCTTTGTCTCCAAGACCACTGGCAAGCGGCGGGTGGGGCGGATCGTGCAACGCCTGTGCGAGGTCGAGACCTACAAGGCGATGTCGATGCTGGGCTTTGCACGGGTCAAATCACTGAACGAGCGGCTGGGAGAGATGGATGTGCGTCTGACACAGCTGATGGTCGAGATGACAGAAGGCGAAGCGCCCGCCGATGAGATGCTGCCGCAGCTCTTGTCGATCTCGACCCAGCTGGAAACCATGGCCGCGCGCTCGTCGTTCCGGTTTGGTGCGACAGGCGCCTATGAGGCCATCGTGAACCAGCGCATCCAGTCCCTGCGCGAGGAACGCTTTGAAGGGCGGCAGAGCTTTGCCGACTTCATGATGCGCCGGTATGAACCTGCGATGCGAACCGTGAAGTCAACCGAAACCCGACTGCAGATGCTGTCGGACCGGGCGATCCGGGCGGGCGAGTTGCTGCGAACGCGGGTCGATGTGGAACGCAGCGCGCAGAACCAGGCCTTGCTGGAAAGCATGGACCGCCGGGCCGATCTGGCCCTGCGGCTACAGCACACGGTCGAGGGGCTGTCGGTGGTGGCGATCAGCTACTACGCGGTCTCTCTGGCGGCGTATCTGCTCTATCCGCTGACTGCGACGGGATTGAGCAAGGGGATGATCACCGCGCTGGTCACTCTGCCGGTTGTTGGGTTGGTGTGGCTGATGGTGCGCCGGATCCGGAAGCGGATCGAATAGCCTGATCTGCCAGTTTGCCCCCAAAAGCGATCGACAGCAGGGCGGTGATTGCGGCGACGCTCAGGGTGGGAACACCTGACAAACCAGCGCCAACCGTACAACCGCCGGCAAGAACGCCGCCCATCCCCATGAGCGCTGCACCAGCCAGATAACGCCCGGTCTGGCGCGGGCTTTCGAAACTCTGCCAGCGGAAACTGCCGAACAGCAGGGCTGCGACCAAGGCACCGGTCAGGACACCACCCATCAAGCCCACGCCAAAGCCCGGCAAGATCGAAGTCGACGCAACGGTGTAGAACAGGCTGTCTGCAGCCGGAGAGGTGAAGGACAGGCTTTCCAGCGCAATGGGGTCAAACTCATCCAGCAGAATGTAGCCGGTGCCGACCCACCCCAGCGGAGCCAATGCACCGATGAGGGCTGCCCCAAGCAAGACCAGTGGACCATTCCCCGACCGCAGGGCCGTGATCAGAGCGGCCCCACCCAACGCACCGGCATAGAGCCAAGCGCCACCGGGCAAAGTTGCGAGCGAGACGTTGGAACCAAGATCAAAAGTGACCGAACCGACCGCCACCCGCAGCGGGGCCAAGACGCCCTTGAGCATGGCGTGGGCCACCACGGCAAACACCAACAGAACCAGCAAAGCGCGCAGGTTTCCGGTGCCCCCCAAAACGGTCAGGCGGGAAACACAGCCTCGGGTCAACACCATGCCGATGCCGAACATCACCCCGCCCAGAACGATCGCGAGTATGGGGAATTCAGATGCCATAAAACGGTGCTCGTCGAAAGTGATCAGTTCCGCTGACACCAGCCACTGGGTGCCGATCACGGCCACGGCCAGGGCCATCATCCAGACACCGGCAGCAGAGCGGCGATCTTCTCCCACCACGGCGCGACGAAAGCAAAACCCAGTGCGTTCGGCGAGGAAGCCGAAGATCGCGCCAAGGATAAGCGCCAGCGCGACACTGGCTTGTTTTGCGGTTGTCTCTTCAAAGCCGAATGTTTCGAACATGGGGGCCTCCAGCCGGGGTGGGTACTGAGTTCCACTAGGTCCAGCACTCATCAACAATCAAGGCTATGTGAATATGATGGTGCGTTTCGGAGGGGGAAGATTTCTTGATCTTGAATGGGGAAGGGGAACAATATCGTCGTTCTGCGACCCTGGAAAGACAAACGGCCGCCCGTTGCGGGGCGGCCGTTTGCAGATGTTCTTTTTTGCTGTGCTCAGCGACCGCGGATACGCGGGTCCAGAGCGTCGCGCAGACCGTCGCCCAGATAGTTGACGCTCAGCACGGTCAGCGAGATCGCAAGCCCGGGCCAGATCACACGCTCGGGGTATTGTTGCAGATAGTCGACGCCATCAAACAGCAGCCGGCCCCAGGTTGGGAAGTCGGGCGGGAAGCCCAAGCCAAGGAACGACAAGGCGCTTTCGGTGATGATTGCGGTAGCAATACCCAGGGTGGCCGACACCATGATCGGCGACAGCACGTTGGGCAGAATGTGGCGGGTGATCAGCTTGGAGTTGGTGGTCCCGATGGAGCGGGCGGCGAGAACGAACTCGCGTTCCTTCAGGGCCAGCACATCACCGCGCACGATACGGGCTGTAGGCATCCACGAGGTGATGCCGATGGCGGACACGATCAGGATGAAAATCCCCTGTTCCAGACCGAAGGCCGCATTCAAAGGCTCGCGGAACAGCAGCATCATCACCAGCAGCAGTGGCAGCAGAGGCAGAGCCAGGAACAGGTCGGTCAGGCGCATCAGCGGGCCGTCGAGCCGCTTGAAGAACCCCGCCAGAACGCCCACGAACGAACCCAGGAACAGCGCCAGCAGCATCGCGGTGATGCCCACTGAAACAGAGGTCGCGCCGCCGGCCATCATGCGAGCCAACAGGTCACGGCCCAATTGGTCGGTGCCAAAGGGGTGCGCCCAGCTGGGGCCCTGATTGCGGGACCGGATGTCGATCTGGGTCGCGTCGATGTCCCAGATGAACGGCCCAAGATACACGCCGGCCACGATCAGGATGAACAGAACGCCGCCCATCATCGCGCCCTTGTGGGTCTTGAACTGGTCCCACACGTCCAACCATTGGCTGCGCGGCGGTTTGGTCGGTTCCGGTTGGTTCAGCGTAGTCTGAGTTTTGCTTAGTTCAGTCATAGCGGATCCGTGGGTCAAGGATGCCATACAGGACATCGGCGATCAGGTTGAACAGCACGATGAGCACGGCGAAAATGAATGTGAGGGTCTGCACCATGGGCAGGTCGTTGGCCTGAATGGCGCCGATCAGCAACTGGCCGATGCCGTTCACCTTGAACACCTGCTCGGTGATGATGGCGCCGCCAAAGATGGCCGGGATACCCAGGGCGATAACGGTGACAACTGGGATCATCGAGTTGCGCAGGACGTGAACCATGACCACGACATATTCGCTCAGCCCCTTGGCGCGGGCGGTGCGGACATAATCCTGGTTCAGGTTGTCGAGCATCGAGGCCCGCATGAACCGGCTGAGCTGCGCAGTGATCTGCAACGCCAGAACCATGACCGGCATGATCATCTGTTGCAGCTGCTTTACGAAACTTTCCCAACTGTTGACGACCAGCGTGGTGTCATAAATCGACGGGAACCATCCCAACTGGACCGAGAAGATCACGATCACCAGAACGCCCGAGAAGAAGGGCGGAACCGAGAAGCCCACCATCGACACAAACGTGCCCAACTGGTCGAACCAGCTGTACTGGCGATAGGCCGAGTAGATGCCGATCGGAAGCGCGATGATGATGGCGACAACGTAAGCGGTGCCAACAACCCACAGGGTCTGCGGAATACGCTGAACCACGATGTCCATGACGGGCGAACGGGTCTGCCAGGAGATCACGCGCAGCTTGCCCTCGGAGAAGCTTGTTCCCAGATAGTAGTCGATCAGAACCTGCGGTTCGATCCAGAAGAACTGCACGATCCATTTCCAGAACCGGATATGGATGGGCTGGCCAAGGCCAAGGGCCTCGCGCATCTTTTCTTTGACTTCGGGGGGAACAGTCAGCGGGACCTGAGCCATCGGGTCGCCGGGGGCAAATTCCAACAGCATGAAGATAACTAGACTGATGAACAAAAGCGTTGGTACAGCCAGAACCAAACGTCGGATAGTGAAGGTCAGCATTCGTGTGCGCCTTTGTTTATGAGTCTTTTTCTTGGGTGCGACTTGGGGTCATGATGCCAGAGGCCGCGCCCCGATAATGATCGGAGCGCGGCTTTGCAAGGGCTAACGCTTAGGAACCGGTCTTGCGGTGCCAGTCAGCGATGTTCCACATTTCGCTGTCCCACACGTTCAGGACAACACCGCCCAGGGTGTTGGCATGTGCCGACAGACGACCACGGTGCACCAGCGGGATCATGCCGCCGTTTTCAACCATGATGTCGTTCAGACGACGCGCGATTTCGGCGCGCTTGTCCGCGTCAGCGGTCTGGGTCAGCTCAGCGTGCAGCGCATCGAACTCTTCGTTGCAGAAGCGGCTGATGTTTTCACCCTGCCACTGCGATTCCGGGCGCGGAGCCTTGTCGCAAATGCCGTTGCCCAGGTAGGACTGCGGGTCGGTGCCGTTGAAGGTGTTGGCGTACATTTCAACGTCAGCATAGAACTTCTGGAAGGTATCGGGCGAGCCCGGGTCACCACCAAAGAAGACCGACGCATTGATGTTGCGCAGCTCGGTTTCGATGCCGATTTGGCTCCACCACTCTTTGATCAGAGCCTGGAAGTCCTGACGCACGGCGTTGGTCGAGGTCTGGTAAACGACCTTGAGCGGCACACCGTCTTTTTCACGTACGCCGTCACCGTTGGTGTCAACGATGCCTGCATCGTCCAGCAGCTTGTTGGCGCCAGCAATGTCCTGGGTGTCGCACGAGAAGGTGGACGAGTTTACAGCAGCAGGTGCCGGAACCCAGTTACAGGTAACCGCACCGGCCTGACCATAGCCGATCTCAACCAGCAGCGGGCGGTCGATGGCCAGCGACATGGCTTTGTAGACGGCCGGGTCCTGCAGGAACGGGTGCGGATGTTTGGCAGTCGAACGCTCGCCTTCAGGAAGGTCGGGCGACGGGTTGGTCTGGTTCAGCATGATACGCTCGACCAGCGGGCCGAAGCCTGCGATCGGGGTGCCTTTGCCGCCTTCTTGCATCTGTGCGATCACTTCGGGCGCCAGCTGCAGGTTCCAGGCATAGTCGAACTCGCCAGTTTCCATGACGGCACGGCCGGCCGCGGTTGCGTCGCCGCCACCTTTGAACGTCACTGTCGCAAATGCGGGCTTGTTCGGGTCACGATAGTTTTCGTTGGCCGCATAGGTGATCACGTCGTTCGGCTTGAACTCGGTGACAACAAACGGGCCGGTGCCGATCGGGCCAAAGTTCTCGGTGGTGCACTCGGGCGCTTTTGCTCCCATGCAGTTTTCGAACTGTGCCTTCTGCAGGATCGGGCTTTCGCCGCCAACGAAGGGGCCGTATGGGAACGGGGTCGGCTTGTCGAAGGTCACGACAACGGTCATGTCATCGGGGGTTTCGACCGACTGCACGCCGTCAAACTTGGTCAGCTGCGCGCAGCCACCTTCGGGGTGCATGCAGTAGTCGGCGGTGAACTTGACGTCAGCCGAGGTAAAGGCCGAGCCGTCCGACCATTTGATGCCGGGCGCGATCTTCCAGGTGATCTGGGTCAGATCTTCGCTCACGCCGCCGTTGGAAACGGTCGGAATTTCGGTGGTCAGGAAGGGAACAAGTTCGCCGTCCTGGTTGTAGCGCGCCAGCGGCTCGAGGATGATCGCCGAGGCGTCGCCGTCTTTGGTACCACCCGACAGGAACGGGTTCAGAATCGACGGGGCTTGCCAATAGATGATGTTGACGTTGCCGTCCGACCCGCGCTCGGCCATGGCCATCGGGGCCATTGCCGTGCTTGCGATCGCACCAAGTAAAAGGGCTTTGACTTTCATTATACACTCCATGTTGGACACTTACGTGCCTCGATTATCTCCGCGATGCCCGCGGATTCAGCGTGTGCCGCTCTTCGATTAAGGAGTTGGAACTAAACGGGAAACAGGTTCACGTTACGTCAGCGCCATTCATCCCCCGAGAACGGTTACGAGGCGTATCGAAACAGAGTTTCAAAAAATTGCAAGCCTTCGTGACGGGAAAATCTATGCGTTTGACTTTCCCCCTCGCAGGGTCTTAGCGTTTGGCTCTCAATTCCAAAGGCGACCAAAGGGGAGCGCGCGCGTGCTGGATCAGCCTATTGCACAGATCAAAGGTCTTCGGGTCGAATTTCAGACAAAAGACGGTCCGGTTGTCGGTGTCGAGGATGTCTCGTTCGAGGTAAATCCGGGCGAAACCGTTTGTATCGTTGGCGAATCCGGGTCCGGAAAATCGGTTTCTTCCCTCTCGTTGATGCGTCTGGTCGAGTTCGGCGGCGGCGAGATCGCGGGCGGGAAACTGCTGTTTGATCGGCGCGATGGCGGTGAAATGGACCTGGCCAATGCCGACCAGGAGTTGATGAAACAGATTCGCGGCAACGAGATCGGAATGATCTTTCAAGAGCCGATGACTGCCCTGAACCCGGTCTTTACTGTGGGTCGCCAGCTGACCGAAGGGTTGCGCGTTCACAAGGGCATGTCGCAAAAAGACGCCGAGGCGCGCGCGCTTGAGTTGCTGCGCCAAGTGCGAATCCCCGAGCCTGAACGCCGCCTGAAACAATTCCCGCACGAGTTGTCTGGTGGTATGCGCCAGCGTGTGGTGATTGCCATGGCTATGGCGTGTGAGCCGCGCCTGCTGATCGCGGACGAACCCACAACCGCGCTGGATGTGACCATTCAAGCCGAAATTCTGGCGCTGATGGACCGCTTGAAGCGCGAAACCGGCACGGCGGTGATGTTCATCACCCACGACATGGCTGTTGTGGCGCAGATGGCCGACCGCGTGGTCGTCATGTTCCGCGGCAACAAAGTCGAAGAGGGCACGGTTCAGGAGATCTTTGAGAACCCGCAGCACGACTACACCAAGGCGCTGCTGGCCGCGGTTCCGAAACTGGGTGAGATGCGCGGCAGCAAAGAACCCAGCCCGATGAAACTGATGGGGGTCGAGGGGCAGAACCTTGATCCGATCCCAGGCACAAACGAGGTGCTGTTGCGGGTCAAAGGCCTGACCACGCGCTTCCCGGTCAAGGGCGGTTTTTTCCGTCGCACCATTTCCAATGTCCATGCGGTCGAGGATGTGTCGTTCACCATCAACCGGGGCCAGACCCTGAGCCTGGTGGGCGAATCAGGGTGCGGTAAATCATCTGCAGGCCGTTCGATTCTGCGTTTGGTCGAACCGATGGCGGGCGAAATTGACCTGGATGGCGTCGATATCATGAAGCTGGACCAAGGCGGCCTGCGCAAGGCGCGTCTGGATATGCAGATGATTTTCCAGGACCCGTTTGCCTCGCTCAACCCGCAGATGCAGCTGCTGGAACAGGTGGCCGAGCCGATGCGCAACTATGGCGTAGCCAGCGGGTCTGAGTTGACGGATCGGGTGGCGAACCTGTTCGACCGTGTACAACTGCCGCGCAGCTTTATGCGCCGCTATCCGCACGAGATGTCGGGCGGTCAGCGTCAGCGAATCGCAATTGCCCGTGCATTGGCCCTGAACCCAAAGTTGATCATCGCGGACGAGGCGGTCTCGGCGCTTGACGTGTCAGTGCAGGCGCAGGTGCTGAACCTGATGATGGAACTGCAGGCCGAACTGGGGTTGAGCTATCTGTTCATCTCGCACGACATGGCCGTGGTCGAACGCGTCAGCCATCAGGTGGGTGTGATGTACCTGGGTCGGATTGTGGAACTTGGCCCGCGCAACCGCGTGTTTGAAAACCCGCAGCATCCCTATACACAGGCATTGATGAAGGCGGTTCCGATTGCCGACCCGAACAAGCGCAAGTCGGAAAAAGACTTGAACTTCAAACCGATCCCGTCGCCCATCCACGGGTTGGACTACAGCCCCGAACCGTCGAAATACAACGAGGTCGAGCCGGGGCATTATGTGCTGACCACCGACAGCGGGTACTAAGGGGACATCATGGCCGAGCGATTATCGCCGCTGGAGATCATGACCAAGCTGATCTCGTTTCCGACGGTCAGCCGGGACACCAACCTGCCACTGATCGACTGGGTTGAGGGGTATCTGACCAGCCACGGCATCGAAAGCCATCGATGGCCCGACCCGGATCAACCCCACAAGGCGGCCTTGTTTGCCCACGTCGGCCCCTGGAAAGAAGGGGCCGTCGTTCTGTCGGGGCATACGGATGTCGTGCCGGTCGATGGGCAGCCTTGGGACACTGACCCGTTCACCGTTGTTGAGCGAGACGGAAAGTACTTTGGTCGCGGTACCTGCGACATGAAGGGGTTCGACGCCATCGCCATCTGGGCTTTGGTCGAGGGCACGTACCGAGATCTCAAGCAGCCTCTGCAACTGGCGTTGAGTTTTGACGAAGAAATCGGCTGCACCGGCGCACCGCCGATGATCGAAGCGATGCAGCCGGTTTTGCCTAAGGGCTCGGCCGTAATCGTTGGCGAGCCATCGATGATGAAGGCTGTGACCGGCCACAAGGGCGGGCAGGGGTTTTGGGTCGATGTCTGGGGGTTCGAGGTCCACAGTTCGATCATGCACACCGGCGTCAACGCCATCATGGAAGCGGCCAAGATCATTGCGTGGTCGAATGAGGTGAACGAGGCCGAACGGGCCAAGGAACCCACCCCTGTCGCGGCCATGTTTGAGCCGCCCTGGACGACGTTGCATACCGGCGTCATCGAAGGGGGCACTGCCGCCAATATCACGGCGAAACACTGTAGTTTCGACATCGGATACCGGGCCGTCCCAGACGCCGACAAGGACGCCTGGACCGCCATGGTCAG is part of the Falsiruegeria litorea R37 genome and encodes:
- a CDS encoding YeeE/YedE family protein, encoding MFETFGFEETTAKQASVALALILGAIFGFLAERTGFCFRRAVVGEDRRSAAGVWMMALAVAVIGTQWLVSAELITFDEHRFMASEFPILAIVLGGVMFGIGMVLTRGCVSRLTVLGGTGNLRALLVLLVFAVVAHAMLKGVLAPLRVAVGSVTFDLGSNVSLATLPGGAWLYAGALGGAALITALRSGNGPLVLLGAALIGALAPLGWVGTGYILLDEFDPIALESLSFTSPAADSLFYTVASTSILPGFGVGLMGGVLTGALVAALLFGSFRWQSFESPRQTGRYLAGAALMGMGGVLAGGCTVGAGLSGVPTLSVAAITALLSIAFGGKLADQAIRSASGSGAPSATPTQQPAE
- a CDS encoding DUF3422 family protein; translated protein: MPPIQDHPLRYALANELHARPFPVSQAPCTVVFLAIKKPDQAAGRDRGVDRAHLLDLLDRHGAPHPQPDATHYAGQIGRHWLKWEQHTEFVTYTAFSDGVSEREFNPTDFEVFPADWLEQAPGQRVTSAMVRVLDRPDKAQVKRYLADWFVPESLAVSQVLDDAAIAAGDFRIDPAGHMRFAVFVSKTTGKRRVGRIVQRLCEVETYKAMSMLGFARVKSLNERLGEMDVRLTQLMVEMTEGEAPADEMLPQLLSISTQLETMAARSSFRFGATGAYEAIVNQRIQSLREERFEGRQSFADFMMRRYEPAMRTVKSTETRLQMLSDRAIRAGELLRTRVDVERSAQNQALLESMDRRADLALRLQHTVEGLSVVAISYYAVSLAAYLLYPLTATGLSKGMITALVTLPVVGLVWLMVRRIRKRIE
- a CDS encoding Re/Si-specific NAD(P)(+) transhydrogenase subunit alpha, which codes for MKIGTPKEIFEGEARVAMTPASALQLQKLGYDCAIESGAGVAAGFSDATYEEAGVEVIKTAAALWKEVDIIAKVRQPNETELKRLNGDKTLISFFNPAGNEEGMELAKSKGANVIAMEMVPRISRAQKMDALSSMANIAGYRAVIEAGNNFGRFFTGQITAAGKVPPAKVLVVGAGVAGLAAIGTSTSLGAITLAFDVRPEVAEQVESMGAEFVYLDFEEEQQDGAATGGYASVSSPEFREAQLAKFRELAPEVDIVITTALIPNREAPELWTEDMVAAMKPGSVIVDLAAEKGGNCKLTVADEKIVTDNGVTIIGYTDFPSRMAAQASTLYATNIRHMMTDLTPEKDGQIVHDMEDDVIRGATVTHQGEITFPPPPPKVAAIAAQKKPEVKELTPEEKRAQEVAEFKAQTKQQVTLLAVGAVVMLGVGLVAPASFMQHFIVFVLAVFVGFQVIWNVSHSLHTPLMAVTNAISSIIILGALMQIGSGSFLVILLAASSVFMAGINIFGGFLVTRRMLAMFQKS
- a CDS encoding ABC transporter permease, which produces MLTFTIRRLVLAVPTLLFISLVIFMLLEFAPGDPMAQVPLTVPPEVKEKMREALGLGQPIHIRFWKWIVQFFWIEPQVLIDYYLGTSFSEGKLRVISWQTRSPVMDIVVQRIPQTLWVVGTAYVVAIIIALPIGIYSAYRQYSWFDQLGTFVSMVGFSVPPFFSGVLVIVIFSVQLGWFPSIYDTTLVVNSWESFVKQLQQMIMPVMVLALQITAQLSRFMRASMLDNLNQDYVRTARAKGLSEYVVVMVHVLRNSMIPVVTVIALGIPAIFGGAIITEQVFKVNGIGQLLIGAIQANDLPMVQTLTFIFAVLIVLFNLIADVLYGILDPRIRYD
- a CDS encoding methyltransferase family protein, giving the protein MTLRKIDLPPLWLLGFAALAWMQSRFLSLGLSLEGPISGLLSGLLIGAGLLLMLLAVTEMRRHQTTLWPHENAQSLVQTGIFKRTRNPIYLGDVLILAGLILRFDAVLALPLVPIFVWLLERRFVIPEENRLRRTFRADFARYQGKTRRWV
- a CDS encoding ABC transporter permease, whose translation is MTELSKTQTTLNQPEPTKPPRSQWLDVWDQFKTHKGAMMGGVLFILIVAGVYLGPFIWDIDATQIDIRSRNQGPSWAHPFGTDQLGRDLLARMMAGGATSVSVGITAMLLALFLGSFVGVLAGFFKRLDGPLMRLTDLFLALPLLPLLLVMMLLFREPLNAAFGLEQGIFILIVSAIGITSWMPTARIVRGDVLALKEREFVLAARSIGTTNSKLITRHILPNVLSPIMVSATLGIATAIITESALSFLGLGFPPDFPTWGRLLFDGVDYLQQYPERVIWPGLAISLTVLSVNYLGDGLRDALDPRIRGR
- a CDS encoding NAD(P)(+) transhydrogenase (Re/Si-specific) subunit beta, which produces MDFGFTTAAYVVAAVLFILSLGGLSGQESAKRAVWYGIVGMGLAVFATLIGPGAGLWWLSIILIALGGMIGYQLASKVEMTQMPELVAGMHALVGLAAVFVGFNAHFELGNVMAMDEATKKTLEGFAALLAKKDGVEINILRVEAALGIWIGAVTFTGSVIAYGKLSGKVTSAATKLPGGHMLNASAAALSLICLIWYLNSGGFFPLLVLTIAALFIGYHLIMGIGGADMPVVVSMLNSYSGWAAAAIGFSLGNDLLIVVGALVGSSGAILSYIMCKAMNRSFISVILGGFGGTTGPAMEVEGEQVAIDAEGVATALDEADSVIIIPGYGMAVAQAQQNVAELTRRLRAKGKEVRFAIHPVAGRLPGHMNVLLAEAKVPYDIVMEMDEINDDFPETDVAIVIGSNDIVNPAAQEDPNSPIAGMPVLECWKAKQVFVSKRGQGTGYSGIENPLFYKENTRMFYGDAKASLDTLLTMIN